The following proteins come from a genomic window of Megalobrama amblycephala isolate DHTTF-2021 linkage group LG1, ASM1881202v1, whole genome shotgun sequence:
- the LOC125272852 gene encoding beta-1,4 N-acetylgalactosaminyltransferase 1-like isoform X1, with the protein MYFFFTSPQQQRMREKTTPYCFSKKKKKGHFLIIAIMKYKCYILLGTTLTICLLSGVLKVMKNILASQNVITPYAEHHSFGPSPTPNVSCELTKQFVPKDELDDILERRAKEFNQHQHRMKTNTKILIAKANCPLQYPTGFRVAPLQKSLIPGLALQTQNRRATTNKREVYKVSLSVKSGVLSVENVLDGQQVDGQGQSELSISSSNLTQLNYLLSRVTYTSTIYHINTIDMVHFSFEDHEAMFPIMIRRPTVPVLYDPGKDINSQVTVITKTFLRYKELKVLIQSIREFYPNIKIIVADDSLKPEDVSGNNIEHYIMPPAQGWFAGRNLALSQLTTKYFLWVDDDFEFLKETRIESFVEIMEAIPDLDVVGGEVSGDQFQFILEYDEGTEKEGGCLRRINGGFHQPLSGYNGCFYVDGVTNFFLGRTEAVRRIGFDPFLKRVGHTEFFIDALGKLLVVSCKGLSIGHQTHREQKQYDSYRTQEKLEEERKLAHHFFKNYLKCIKY; encoded by the exons atgtattttttttttacatcaccTCAACAACAACGCATGCGTGAGAAGACTACACCTTATtgcttttctaaaaaaaaaaaaaaaggacatttcTTG ATCATCGCTATCATGAAGTACAAATGCTACATCCTGCTTGGCACTACACTGACCATTTGCTTATTAAGTGGAGTGTTGAAAGTCATGAAAAACATTCTAGCGTCCCAGAACGT tATAACACCGTATGCCGAACACCATAGCTTTGGACCTTCGCCCACACCAAATGTTTCTTGTGAACTCACCAAGCAATTTGTTCCAAAAGATGAACTAGATGACATCCTTGAACGGAGAGCAAAGGAGTTCAATCAACACCAACACAG GATgaagacaaacacaaaaattCTTATTGCCAAAGCCAACTGCCCACTCCAGTATCCTACTGGTTTCAGGGTAGCTCCTCTGCAGAAAAGTTTGATACCAG GTCTCGCTCTTCAAACACAAAATAGAAGGGCAACAACAAACAAGAGGGAGGTGTACAAG GTGTCTTTGAGTGTGAAGAGTGGAGTGCTTTCAGTGGAGAATGTTCTGGATGGACAGCAGGTGGATGGACAGGGTCAGAGTGAACTGAGCATATCATCCAGCAACCTCACACAACTCAATTATCTGCTGTCTAGAGTGACATACACCAGTACCATCTATCACATTAATACAATTGACATGG TTCATTTCTCTTTTGAGGATCATGAGGCTATGTTTCCCATCATGATTAGGAGACCAACAGTTCCTGTTCTTTATGACCCCGGAAAGG ATATCAACTCACAAGTGACCGTAATTACCAAGACATTTCTGAGGTATAAGGAGCTGAAAGTCCTCATCCAGAGTATCCGAGAGTTTTACCCAAATATCAAGATCATTGTTGCAGATGACAGCCTGAAACCTGAGGATGTGTCTGGAAACAACATAGAGCACTACATCATGCCTCCTGCACAG GGCTGGTTTGCAGGCAGAAATCTGGCACTATCCCAACTCACAACTAAATACTTTCTGTGGGTCGACGATGACTTTGAGTTCTTGAAGGAGACACGGATCGAGAGTTTTGTGGAGATTATGGAAGCGATTCCAGATCTAGATGTT GTTGGTGGTGAGGTCTCAGGTGACCAGTTCCAGTTCATTCTTGAGTACGACGAGGGAACCGAAAAAGAAGGTGGCTGTCTAAGGCGTATTAATGGAGGATTTCATCAGCCACTTTCAGGATATAACGGATGCTTTTATGTGGATGGTGTCACTAATTTTTTCTTGGGGAGAACTGAAGCGGTGCGAAGAATTGGCTTTGACCCATTCCTTAAAAGAGTTGGACACACCG AGTTCTTCATTGATGCCCTTGGAAAACTGCTGGTTGTTTCATGCAAGGGTCTTTCTATCGGTCACCAGACACACCGGGAACAGAAACAATATGACTCATACCGGACTCAAGAGAAACTTGAAGAGGAGAGAAAACTGGCCCACCATTTCTTTAAGAATTATCTCAAATGTATCAAGTACTGA
- the LOC125272852 gene encoding beta-1,4 N-acetylgalactosaminyltransferase 1-like isoform X2, with amino-acid sequence MKYKCYILLGTTLTICLLSGVLKVMKNILASQNVITPYAEHHSFGPSPTPNVSCELTKQFVPKDELDDILERRAKEFNQHQHRMKTNTKILIAKANCPLQYPTGFRVAPLQKSLIPGLALQTQNRRATTNKREVYKVSLSVKSGVLSVENVLDGQQVDGQGQSELSISSSNLTQLNYLLSRVTYTSTIYHINTIDMVHFSFEDHEAMFPIMIRRPTVPVLYDPGKDINSQVTVITKTFLRYKELKVLIQSIREFYPNIKIIVADDSLKPEDVSGNNIEHYIMPPAQGWFAGRNLALSQLTTKYFLWVDDDFEFLKETRIESFVEIMEAIPDLDVVGGEVSGDQFQFILEYDEGTEKEGGCLRRINGGFHQPLSGYNGCFYVDGVTNFFLGRTEAVRRIGFDPFLKRVGHTEFFIDALGKLLVVSCKGLSIGHQTHREQKQYDSYRTQEKLEEERKLAHHFFKNYLKCIKY; translated from the exons ATGAAGTACAAATGCTACATCCTGCTTGGCACTACACTGACCATTTGCTTATTAAGTGGAGTGTTGAAAGTCATGAAAAACATTCTAGCGTCCCAGAACGT tATAACACCGTATGCCGAACACCATAGCTTTGGACCTTCGCCCACACCAAATGTTTCTTGTGAACTCACCAAGCAATTTGTTCCAAAAGATGAACTAGATGACATCCTTGAACGGAGAGCAAAGGAGTTCAATCAACACCAACACAG GATgaagacaaacacaaaaattCTTATTGCCAAAGCCAACTGCCCACTCCAGTATCCTACTGGTTTCAGGGTAGCTCCTCTGCAGAAAAGTTTGATACCAG GTCTCGCTCTTCAAACACAAAATAGAAGGGCAACAACAAACAAGAGGGAGGTGTACAAG GTGTCTTTGAGTGTGAAGAGTGGAGTGCTTTCAGTGGAGAATGTTCTGGATGGACAGCAGGTGGATGGACAGGGTCAGAGTGAACTGAGCATATCATCCAGCAACCTCACACAACTCAATTATCTGCTGTCTAGAGTGACATACACCAGTACCATCTATCACATTAATACAATTGACATGG TTCATTTCTCTTTTGAGGATCATGAGGCTATGTTTCCCATCATGATTAGGAGACCAACAGTTCCTGTTCTTTATGACCCCGGAAAGG ATATCAACTCACAAGTGACCGTAATTACCAAGACATTTCTGAGGTATAAGGAGCTGAAAGTCCTCATCCAGAGTATCCGAGAGTTTTACCCAAATATCAAGATCATTGTTGCAGATGACAGCCTGAAACCTGAGGATGTGTCTGGAAACAACATAGAGCACTACATCATGCCTCCTGCACAG GGCTGGTTTGCAGGCAGAAATCTGGCACTATCCCAACTCACAACTAAATACTTTCTGTGGGTCGACGATGACTTTGAGTTCTTGAAGGAGACACGGATCGAGAGTTTTGTGGAGATTATGGAAGCGATTCCAGATCTAGATGTT GTTGGTGGTGAGGTCTCAGGTGACCAGTTCCAGTTCATTCTTGAGTACGACGAGGGAACCGAAAAAGAAGGTGGCTGTCTAAGGCGTATTAATGGAGGATTTCATCAGCCACTTTCAGGATATAACGGATGCTTTTATGTGGATGGTGTCACTAATTTTTTCTTGGGGAGAACTGAAGCGGTGCGAAGAATTGGCTTTGACCCATTCCTTAAAAGAGTTGGACACACCG AGTTCTTCATTGATGCCCTTGGAAAACTGCTGGTTGTTTCATGCAAGGGTCTTTCTATCGGTCACCAGACACACCGGGAACAGAAACAATATGACTCATACCGGACTCAAGAGAAACTTGAAGAGGAGAGAAAACTGGCCCACCATTTCTTTAAGAATTATCTCAAATGTATCAAGTACTGA
- the LOC125272852 gene encoding beta-1,4 N-acetylgalactosaminyltransferase 1-like isoform X3, producing the protein MKTNTKILIAKANCPLQYPTGFRVAPLQKSLIPGLALQTQNRRATTNKREVYKVSLSVKSGVLSVENVLDGQQVDGQGQSELSISSSNLTQLNYLLSRVTYTSTIYHINTIDMVHFSFEDHEAMFPIMIRRPTVPVLYDPGKDINSQVTVITKTFLRYKELKVLIQSIREFYPNIKIIVADDSLKPEDVSGNNIEHYIMPPAQGWFAGRNLALSQLTTKYFLWVDDDFEFLKETRIESFVEIMEAIPDLDVVGGEVSGDQFQFILEYDEGTEKEGGCLRRINGGFHQPLSGYNGCFYVDGVTNFFLGRTEAVRRIGFDPFLKRVGHTEFFIDALGKLLVVSCKGLSIGHQTHREQKQYDSYRTQEKLEEERKLAHHFFKNYLKCIKY; encoded by the exons ATgaagacaaacacaaaaattCTTATTGCCAAAGCCAACTGCCCACTCCAGTATCCTACTGGTTTCAGGGTAGCTCCTCTGCAGAAAAGTTTGATACCAG GTCTCGCTCTTCAAACACAAAATAGAAGGGCAACAACAAACAAGAGGGAGGTGTACAAG GTGTCTTTGAGTGTGAAGAGTGGAGTGCTTTCAGTGGAGAATGTTCTGGATGGACAGCAGGTGGATGGACAGGGTCAGAGTGAACTGAGCATATCATCCAGCAACCTCACACAACTCAATTATCTGCTGTCTAGAGTGACATACACCAGTACCATCTATCACATTAATACAATTGACATGG TTCATTTCTCTTTTGAGGATCATGAGGCTATGTTTCCCATCATGATTAGGAGACCAACAGTTCCTGTTCTTTATGACCCCGGAAAGG ATATCAACTCACAAGTGACCGTAATTACCAAGACATTTCTGAGGTATAAGGAGCTGAAAGTCCTCATCCAGAGTATCCGAGAGTTTTACCCAAATATCAAGATCATTGTTGCAGATGACAGCCTGAAACCTGAGGATGTGTCTGGAAACAACATAGAGCACTACATCATGCCTCCTGCACAG GGCTGGTTTGCAGGCAGAAATCTGGCACTATCCCAACTCACAACTAAATACTTTCTGTGGGTCGACGATGACTTTGAGTTCTTGAAGGAGACACGGATCGAGAGTTTTGTGGAGATTATGGAAGCGATTCCAGATCTAGATGTT GTTGGTGGTGAGGTCTCAGGTGACCAGTTCCAGTTCATTCTTGAGTACGACGAGGGAACCGAAAAAGAAGGTGGCTGTCTAAGGCGTATTAATGGAGGATTTCATCAGCCACTTTCAGGATATAACGGATGCTTTTATGTGGATGGTGTCACTAATTTTTTCTTGGGGAGAACTGAAGCGGTGCGAAGAATTGGCTTTGACCCATTCCTTAAAAGAGTTGGACACACCG AGTTCTTCATTGATGCCCTTGGAAAACTGCTGGTTGTTTCATGCAAGGGTCTTTCTATCGGTCACCAGACACACCGGGAACAGAAACAATATGACTCATACCGGACTCAAGAGAAACTTGAAGAGGAGAGAAAACTGGCCCACCATTTCTTTAAGAATTATCTCAAATGTATCAAGTACTGA